In one Paraburkholderia megapolitana genomic region, the following are encoded:
- a CDS encoding vWA domain-containing protein: protein MQGTRSRTRTRTVDGAPGTRIAWPATLAAKRHTPLRADHLRFVREASRSGELHCFALDCSASMLAGAQLALAKGLLVALFNRAARERAEAALICFGGTRADLRFGPAVPRWWNERWLKPIGGAGGTPLALGVRRAAHLLERAARRKPAQQRWLWVLSDGRSRDWPVRPAAADRIVFVDFEHAGVKLGRCAQLAHAWGALHRVPEDLIER, encoded by the coding sequence TTGCAAGGCACCCGCAGCCGCACGCGTACCCGTACTGTCGACGGCGCACCCGGCACACGCATCGCATGGCCTGCCACGCTCGCGGCGAAACGTCACACGCCGCTGCGTGCCGACCATCTGCGCTTCGTGCGCGAAGCATCGCGAAGTGGCGAACTGCATTGCTTCGCGCTCGATTGCTCCGCTTCGATGCTTGCCGGTGCGCAACTTGCGCTTGCGAAGGGCCTACTGGTCGCGCTATTCAACCGCGCCGCACGCGAACGCGCGGAAGCGGCACTGATCTGTTTCGGTGGCACACGTGCAGATTTACGGTTCGGGCCCGCGGTGCCGCGCTGGTGGAACGAGCGCTGGCTGAAGCCGATCGGCGGCGCGGGAGGCACACCGCTCGCACTCGGTGTGCGGCGCGCGGCGCATCTGCTCGAACGCGCGGCGCGTCGCAAGCCCGCGCAGCAGCGCTGGCTCTGGGTGTTATCGGATGGCCGCAGTCGCGACTGGCCGGTGCGGCCTGCTGCCGCAGACCGGATCGTGTTCGTCGATTTCGAACACGCGGGAGTGAAGCTCGGGCGATGCGCGCAGCTCGCGCATGCCTGGGGTGCGTTACATCGCGTGCCCGAAGATTTGATAGAGCGCTGA
- a CDS encoding ATP-binding protein: MNGSLPAFPFTALIDQQPLQQALLIAAVDPGIGGVLVSGPRGTAKSTAARALAELLPEGQFVTLPLGASEERLIGTLDLDAVLRDGAVKFSPGLLAQAHRGVLYVDEINLLPDTLVDALLDAAASGVNTVERDGVSHSHDARFVLVGTMNPEEGELRPQLLDRFGLVVELENCFDPAVRQRIVKARLAFDLDPRGFHRAYATQQSDVVQRIRAARAALSALSFDDAVHALVSRLCIEAAVDGLRADLVMLRAARALAALDGADAVTVAHVERVAASVLLHRRHADDASAEAGTSEREPQEAATASADQKTENGQHNRSQAKSDGSAGDWGYLPPQPAGIANVKTVVPLAAKKR, encoded by the coding sequence ATGAATGGGTCCCTGCCTGCCTTTCCGTTCACCGCGTTGATCGATCAGCAGCCGCTGCAACAGGCGCTGCTGATCGCAGCCGTCGATCCCGGCATCGGCGGTGTGCTGGTTAGCGGGCCACGCGGCACGGCGAAATCGACTGCTGCGCGCGCGCTTGCCGAATTGCTGCCCGAAGGCCAGTTCGTCACACTGCCGCTCGGCGCGAGCGAAGAGCGTCTGATCGGCACGCTCGATCTCGACGCGGTGTTGCGCGATGGTGCCGTGAAATTTTCGCCGGGGTTGCTCGCCCAGGCGCATCGCGGCGTGCTGTATGTCGACGAAATCAACCTGTTGCCCGATACGCTCGTCGACGCGTTGCTCGATGCCGCTGCGAGCGGTGTGAACACCGTCGAACGCGATGGCGTGTCGCACAGTCACGATGCGCGTTTCGTGCTGGTGGGCACGATGAATCCGGAAGAGGGCGAGTTGCGACCGCAACTGCTCGATCGTTTCGGCCTGGTGGTGGAGCTGGAGAACTGTTTCGATCCGGCCGTGCGGCAGCGCATCGTCAAGGCAAGGCTCGCCTTCGATCTCGATCCGCGGGGTTTTCACCGTGCTTATGCAACGCAGCAGTCGGATGTCGTGCAACGGATTCGCGCTGCGCGTGCTGCGTTGTCCGCACTGTCCTTCGACGATGCCGTACATGCGCTGGTAAGCCGACTCTGTATCGAGGCGGCCGTCGATGGTCTGCGCGCCGATCTCGTGATGCTGCGCGCTGCACGCGCGCTGGCAGCGCTCGACGGTGCCGATGCGGTGACCGTGGCACATGTCGAGCGGGTCGCGGCCTCGGTGTTGTTGCATCGACGGCATGCGGACGATGCGTCGGCAGAGGCCGGCACGTCAGAGCGAGAACCGCAAGAAGCGGCAACCGCAAGCGCCGATCAGAAGACCGAAAACGGTCAACACAATCGGTCGCAGGCAAAATCCGATGGATCGGCTGGCGACTGGGGTTATCTACCGCCGCAGCCGGCCGGCATTGCGAACGTCAAAACCGTCGTTCCGCTCGCCGCAAAAAAACGCTAA
- a CDS encoding LysR family transcriptional regulator: MDRLTSLGVFVAAVEEGSLAAAARRFGLSPAMAGKHVDAIEAQLNARLLQRTTRRLSLTDAGQTYYERSKQILEAFDDTNREASDSQSTARGVLRVAAPVTFGSMHLGKVTARYLEDHPQVNMEVVLGDRYVDLLDAGIDVAIRIGRLRDPALVTRRIAPCRMVVCAAPAYLERHGTPRTPRELSDAPRLAFSEAVSAGDWTLFDSKNRAHVVDGPARIAANNTQMLLSVALAGAGIVYGPTFVFGEHLRRGDLVALLPAYRATDLVIQAVYPGARRIPLKVRRFVDYLTEAFGDEPPWDSSPE, encoded by the coding sequence ATGGACCGACTGACCAGTCTTGGCGTGTTCGTCGCCGCGGTGGAGGAAGGCAGCCTTGCTGCGGCTGCGCGGCGTTTCGGGCTGTCGCCGGCGATGGCCGGCAAACATGTCGATGCAATCGAAGCTCAGCTGAATGCGCGGCTGCTACAACGAACCACGCGGCGCCTCAGTCTGACCGATGCGGGCCAGACGTACTACGAGCGCAGCAAGCAGATTCTCGAAGCGTTCGACGACACCAACCGGGAAGCGAGCGATTCGCAAAGTACGGCGCGCGGCGTTCTGCGCGTCGCCGCACCGGTCACGTTCGGCTCGATGCATTTAGGCAAAGTGACGGCACGCTATCTCGAGGACCATCCGCAGGTGAACATGGAGGTGGTGCTCGGCGACCGCTATGTCGACCTGCTCGATGCCGGTATCGACGTGGCGATCCGGATTGGGCGGCTGCGCGATCCAGCACTCGTTACACGCCGGATTGCGCCGTGTCGAATGGTCGTATGTGCGGCACCCGCCTATCTCGAGCGACATGGAACGCCGCGCACGCCACGCGAGCTGAGCGACGCGCCGCGGCTCGCCTTCAGCGAGGCCGTGTCCGCCGGAGACTGGACGTTGTTCGATTCGAAGAACCGCGCGCATGTCGTCGACGGACCCGCGCGGATCGCTGCTAACAACACGCAGATGCTTCTGTCCGTCGCACTCGCCGGCGCCGGCATCGTGTACGGCCCGACCTTCGTCTTTGGCGAGCACCTGCGGCGCGGCGACCTTGTGGCGCTACTGCCGGCGTACCGCGCCACCGATCTGGTGATCCAGGCGGTTTATCCGGGCGCGCGACGCATACCGCTTAAAGTGCGCCGGTTCGTCGATTACCTTACCGAAGCGTTTGGCGATGAACCGCCCTGGGACTCTAGCCCTGAGTAA